GCTTCATCTACAAGTTCACCTAACTGTACTTCAATGATCTCAAGCGGGACTTTCCCCGGGTTTGACAATCGGTGCTTTTCTCCTGCTCTGATAAAGGTACTTTCTCCCGGTCTCAGGAAAGATTGCTGCCCGCCAACTTCCACACAGGCCATACCTTTGACAACCACCCAGTGCTCACTCCGATGATAATGCAGCTGGAGGCTTAACTTATGGTTGGGAAGTACAGTAATATTTTTAATCTTATGTTCTGCAGAGGCTTCAAGTAGGGTATATGAACCCCAGGGCCTGTAGACGGTCTGCCCAATGTCTGCCCTTTCATCCTCCCTGTCTTTAAGTGTGGTGACAATATCTTTTACCTTCTGACTGCTTGATTTAGGACAGATCAATAGAGCATCACTGGTATCGACAACGACCATATCCTTAATATCTATGAGGGAAACAATTTTGCCGCACTTTGAATATACGAGGTTTCCATCGGAATTGAGCAAGAGAGGATCACATTGATATACCACATTTCCTTCAGGATCCTTCTCAAACTCGTCATAAATTGCAGCAAAATTCCCAAGATCACTCCATTTCTGCTCCAGTTTTACAACTGCGACCCTGTCGGATTTTTCCATTACTCCATAGTCAATGGAAATGTTGTCCACACACGCATAAATCTCATTAATGTCTTTTCCGTTTTCAAAACAGGCGGAAACAGAAGGCACATGTTTTTCAACTTCTTCAAAGAAAAGCTGTGTCTCGAAAAGGAACATTCCACTGTTCCAGAGGCAGCCTTCCTGAATGTATTTTTCTGCGGTTTCCAGATCAGGCTTTTCCCTAAATTCCGAAACCCTGTAACCCGGCCCGCAGATCTCTGAAGTTTTGATATAACCATACCCAGTATGAGGAAAAGCAGGAACAACCCCGAAAGTAACCAGATAGTCCGAAGCAAGCCCTTCAGCCGAAGAGATCGTCTGCATTGCGGTTTTGTCAAGGACATGATCCGAAGAAAAGACCCCAACTACAGAGCGTCCAAATTTTTTCTCAATTTCTCTCATTCCAAAAAAGATTGCAGGAAGAGTATTCTTGCCTTCAGGCTCGATTAAGACATTTTCTGGCGGAATCGTGTACCCTATTTCCGCAATTTGCCCGATTACAAAAAATTTCTGAGCTTCATTCGTTACAACGAAAATTTCGGAAATTTCAGAAATTTCAAGGCACCGGAGGATGGTTTCCTGGAAAAGAGATGTGTTTCCAAACTTTAAAAATTGTTTTGGATACATTTCCCGGCTAAGAGGCCAGAGTCGCGTTCCTGAGCCACCTGCAAGAATTATTGATTTTATACCTGTCATCTCCTTCAATATTGGTTAAAATGAATATAATCTTAATAATTAAATTGAAAGTATATACATTATTTAAAAATAAAGAATAATACCGATACACCAAAAATACCCGATTAGAGCAATATATAACAAAAGTCATTAAATAAGCTTTGCCCGGTAAAATCTTTAATTCATTATATCTACAAATACAGGCAGGGAACTCATTTAAAAAAATGACTTACTAATAATAGAAATTTAGTTAGTTATCACTATTAAAACTGAATTTTTATAAAAATAAAACTGGCACAAAATGGAATCAGTACTAAAGAACCAGGAAGATGAAGAAACAAGAAAAATGCTTAAAAAGGAATAAAGAACAAAAAGGTTTAATCAAGCGCTTTATTAAGGTGTTTCCTGCTGTTATTCAATTCCTGCTCCGAAAAATTGATTAAGATTCTTTTTCCTCTCCAAAAAGGATCTTTCGCTCTTCCTCATCATATTTATAGCAGCTTATGAGAGGCTTTTTCTTTCCTTTGTATTCTTTGTCCTTTATAGGGTCCTGAGACTCGATGTCAGTTTTCTGCTCTATAAATGACCCTCCGGTAACTCCTTAAATTTCAAAAATCTCATTTCATCCTGACCAAAAAAAGTAAAAAAGTAAGTGGAATTGTAAGTGGAATTATTTGCAGGTATCAAGGAGCGATCTCTTCTTGCCACCCCGTGCCTCGGTAGGATGGATTGGATCGACATCAGCTACTTCTTCCCCTTCTTTTTTCTCTAATTTTTCTCCTTTTGTACCTTCCCTTCTTTCTTCAGGCATTTGTTTAACCCCCATATATTTGCAAATTCATTTCAGTTGCATTTTCCTCTTAATCCGCCTGCCAGAATAAAATCTTCCAGTCTTTATAACAAACGCAATGGAGAATTTCTCTGTCAGGTAAAAGATTTAAACTCTCAGGTTCAAATACGGCCATAAAATTTGATATACTTATGGCTATAGGCTGTACCAGTTTGCGCTATCCCTCTTCTTCGCAATCCACCCCCTGATTGAGCCTTCTAGGGATTACCCCTTAATTTATTATATCCATTAGATTTATTAAATTATTGCAGGAATGGTCAAAAAATTGAAGAATATTTAAACTCTTCTAAAAGGAAGTATTGGAAAGGCCAGCATTTAGAACTCAACAAAAATGATCCAGATAGACAAAATAATTAAAATTATTTGGGAGAATATATATCCAATTAATCAGTATAAGGAAGGCGCCCAGGTGGAAATGCTCGGGTGTGAAGAAACCCGTGAGAAGATCCGCTATCACAAAACTTATCTGTTCATTTGCTCAAAAAAATTGCTTTTTACTCAGGAAAATGTGATCTCATGGCATATAAAATACTGAAAAAAGAAGAAATTGCTCCGTCGGTGCACAGGATGATAGTAAATGCCCCTGACGTAGCAAAGGCTGCAAAAGCCGGACAGTTTATAATTCTCAGAATTAATGAGAAGGGGGAAAGGATTCCTCTCACAATTGCCGATTTTGAAAAAGACAAAGGTGAAATAACTGTAATATTTCAGGAGATGGGCAAGACTACAAAGCAGCTTGCAAAGCTTTCTGAAGGCGAATTTCTAGAAGACTTTGTCGGACCTCTTGGCACCCCTGCCGATATCAGAAAACTCGGCACTGTCATCCTTGTAGGAGGAGGCGTAGGGGTTGCCCCAATTTATCCTCAGGCAAAAGCTTATACTAGAGCAGGCAATAGGGTAATTTCCATTATTGGAGCCCGAAACAAAGATCTTCTTATCCTTGAAGATGAAATGAGGAACGCCAGCTCGGAACTGTATATTGCAACCGATGATGGCTCAAAAGGACATCACGGGTTTGTGACCGATATCATGAAAAGGATTCTGGACAGTGGCGACAAGATTGCAAGAGTCGTGATCATCGGACCCCCAATAATGATGAAAGTAGGAACCGAAGTAGCTTCTCCTTATGATGTTGAAATCCTGGTCAGCCTTAACTCCATTATGGTGGACGGAACAGGTATGTGCGGCGGTTGCAGGGTTACAGTTGATGGTAAAACGAAATTTACCTGCGTTGACGGGCCTGAATTTGATGCACGGAAAGTTGATTTCGTGGAACTTATGAACAGGCTTGCAATGTACCGCAACGAAGAGACAAAAGCCGTGGAAAAGTATGAAGAGGAGTGCAGGTGCGGACTGCACTGAGAAGGAGGGGATGAAAATGCAAGAAATACACGGAGAAAAGGCAGGAAAATCAAAGAAAGAAAGGACCCCAATGCCAGAACAGCCTGCCGAGGAGCGCATAAAGAACTTCAATGAAGTGGCTCTCGGCTACACAAAAGAAGATGCTCTTGCCGAAGCTTCCCGCTGCCTCTCCTGCAAGGAGCCAAAGTGTGTTGAAGGCTGCCCTGTGAATGTGGATATCCCGGGTTTCATCAAGCTTATCTGTGAAGAAGATTTCTCAGGGGCAATCGAAAAGATTAAAGGTACAAATGCCCTTCCTGCTATCTGCGGCCGCGTCTGTCCCCAGGAAACCCAGTGCGAAGCTCTCTGCGTACTCGGAAAGAAAGGACAGCCTGTGGCTATTGGAAGGCTCGAACGCTTCTGCGCTGATTATGAACGCCAGCAGGGGGTACAGGTTCCCGAAGTTCCAGAGCCAACAGGTAAGAAAGTAGCTGTTGTTGGATCAGGCCCGGCAGGTCTTACTGCCGCAGCAGACCTTGCAAAACTCGGCCACAAAGTAGCAGTTTTTGAATCCCTGCATAAAGCAGGCGGAGTGCTGAGTTACGGCATTCCCGAGTTCAGGCTGCCAAAAGAAATTGTGCGGCAGGAAATCGATTACATCAAGCAGCTCGGAGTTGAGTTCAAACCCAACTATATAATCGGCAGGATCAAAACCCTAGACGAGCTCTGTGACGAGTTCGATGCGGTCTTCCTGGGCACGGGCGCAGGTCTCCCAAGTTTCATGGGAATTCCGGGAGAAAACCTCAACGGCGTATACTCCGCAAATGAATTCTTGACCCGTGTAAACCTCATGAAAGCTTATGACCCTGAATACGATACAAGAGTCAGGGTCGGAAAGCATGTTGTGGTAGTAGGAGGCGGAAATGTGGCAATGGACGCCGCCCGTTCAGCCCTCCGCCTGGGCGCAGATGAGGTCAGCATAGTCTACCGCCGCGGAGAAGACGAGATGCCAGCCCGCAGGGAAGAAATCGAGCACGCTAAAGAAGAAGGCATAATCTTCAGGCTCCTTACAAATCCTGTCCGCATCCTTGGCGACGAGAAATACAATGTTACAGCCGTCGAATGCATAAAAATGGAACTCGGCGAGCCAGACCAGTCTGGCAGGAGAAGCCCTGTCCCTGTAGAAGGCTCGGAATTCACAATCCCTGCCGATGTCGTGGTTATTGCAATCGGCACCTCCCCGAACCCGATCATCTTCAAAGGCTCGGAAGGTCTTGAGCAGAACAGGAGAGGTACTGTAGTTGCAGACGAAGAAACCGGCGCAACCTCCAAGTGCGGAGTCTTTGCAGGCGGGGACGTGGTCACAGGCGCAGCAACCGTAATCAGTGCAATGGGAGCAGGTAAGAAAGCTGCAAAAGCAATTGACGAATATTTGAAAGAAAAGTGAGACCAGAGAAATCTGGTTTCTTTTTAATTTAAGTGTGAAAGCTGCTAAATTCTGCGATATTTTACTTTTTTGAATCAGGCTGAGTAAAATCTCAATTATTTAAATATGCATCTCAGTTCTGCGTCCTTTTAAACTCATAAAACCTATCGATTATTTCTTTTGTCGTTCTGGAAAGTTTGATTTCCGAATTCGGAGAATAATAATCTATGTATTTTACCTCGTTGAGTGGTCGCGCAATACCGCTTGCCTTTATCAAATATACGGTGTGGTAGTCTTTAAAGTAAATACCTGAGTATGCTCTTTGCACATGCCCTGCATGCTCGAAAAGAAATCTGGCATCAGTTACAATTAATCCTGTTTCCTCTTTCAGTTCTCTAACAACCGCTTGAGTAATTGATTCTCCTTTATTTGTCCCTCCCCCGGGGAGAACATACAGTCCTCTCCTACCAGCAACTACCAGTATGCCCCTGGGAGTTTCGATAATTGCGGTGCTTCGTCTTCTTTTCCTTATCTTTAGCATGTAGTACACTTCTCAACAGCAGGTCTTATTCAAAAGATAAGTAATAGAGCATCAGAGGTTTGAGAATTTAGATTAATAAAAATCGTAAGAAATGATAGAAATATTTGTTGTTATTTCGAAACGTTTGCAAGAAGTTGTGGAATCTACAGAGCTGGTAAAACTCATCAGAAGTAATTGATGAGTATCTGAAAGAAAAGTAAAACCAGAGAGATTTAGTTTTTAAATTAAAACCATTAAATCGTATTTTTATATGTTTTCCGAGTGAGTAAAAACGCTAACAGAAGAGATATAGAAAGTGCCTCTGTGTGTATCTCATACTTTTTTTACTTTTGATATTACGGATATCAGCAGGAAAGCCTGTATTCCTATAGACTAGGGAACAACTGAATTCAGAAAAGTATACTCGGGAATTTATGTTATATTTCAAGTTGTTTTGGAATCCCATAGAGTTCAACATGGCAATGCATAAACGCCGTAATTGGACTTTCTCTTTTCCATCGGGGAGAAAGTTGCATTCCTCTGTCTGGGATATCGCAGAAAGGATGGGTATTCTCGTAGAGCGTATACATGATTGCGCCTTCTATTCGCTCAAGGATCCTAGGCTCAGTACTTACGTCCGCTACGAAAATGCAAAATTTAGATAGTTGTTTTTTGGCAGCTTCCAAAAGCTCGCTTTTCCTGCGTTCGTACTCTCTGCGTTTTTCTGGCGTCCAACCCCATCCATGCCATATCTCTTTTCGGACTCCGTGCTTCATGGCATCCATGTCTAAGATTGTGTAATCTCCGCTCAGGTATTTCCTGGTGTGCTCGCGGAGACGTTGTGGTATCGGCCGGCGTGTAATTCCTGCTGCGTAGATTATGTAACCATTTTCATATGTAGAAGTCTGCAAGTAGACACCTGGATGCTTAGGAATCGCGGGAAGATTTGACTCCGTTTCGAATTTTGGCCATGCGTAAGGACCTTTCCACTCAATGTCTATTGCTATTTTGTCTTTAATCGGAGTATTCTCGTAAATGGACGTTTGTTTTGTTCTTTTTTTCTTTATCATCACATGAATCATATCTTATTTTCTTATATAGGTTACATTTTAGGGCTCTGTAGAAAACCTATCTAAACCAGCTTCAAGAGGCAAAAAATAGATAAGCGAAAATATATCAGGCTATTTAGTTTAAACTGGTTCATACTCGTAATCTCATAGGCTTTCTACAGAGCCTTAAAAAATAAAAAGACTCAAGTTGCCTGCTTTGCAGGCAACTGCGTAAGTCCTACATAAACAAAAAAGTAATAGAATTATTATGGATTAAATTAAGGATTTCTACAGAGCCCATTTTTTTGGCTTCTTATGTTCCTTCTAATAAAGCGTTAGCTCTATTCATATGCCCTGTACCTGAGACTACATAATTTTGAATTTTTTGTTCATAATCCAAGTTTCTCACAGGCACTCCGTAGGCTAGAGACTCATCTGCACTCATAACTATGTATTTACCTGCTGAATTGAGGTCAGTTAATGCCTGCACCCATTCATTTTGAGCTTCTTGATATTTAGGAGATAAAGTGTAATTGCTGTTTTCATCAAGACCGCTCTGAGTGTCATTAACAAGATCCTGCCCGTATGACTTCAGCAGGTTATAATCTGAAATATTTGCAGCCATTCCTACATTATCCATATCCGACTGAATCAATGATCCATATTTCTCAATATGTTTCATCCATTCCATATCTTGATTTTCCGCATCATTCGATTGCTGTAAGCTTGCCTGAGTAGAATTGTTCTCTTTAATATTTTCAGTACAACCTATTGCCAGCATGGACACTAGCATTATAGTCAAAGCAAAAAAACATTTCTTCATGATCAAATCCTGTTATTTATAATTAATATCAAAAAAATTGTGGCTTGGTGTATTAATTTTTTATTATTTTTTCAATTTTCTACAGACTTTTAATTCCTTCCTTTGCAGGATTCTCAGTTCATTATACACTTGTTTACAGGAAAACTACTGCATTTTTGAATTTTTCCTGGAATTCTTCTCATTACATTTTTTATAGTCACGTAACAGTGAAAACGTCTCTCATTCTAAGCCGCTTTAAGACATTTTTAAAACAAGATATAAAGTACATATTCTAAAAGACAAACAGCGCTGAGAATATTCAGAAATAGCTGAAATACATCAAAATTAATTAAAGCTTTTCCAGCACTACTTTCAAAAGTATAATTAAAGCAAGAACCAAAATAAAAGTCCACACCAGAGGCAAAAGAATCCGCAGCAAAAAATACAGTATTATAGCTATGAGAATTAACTGAACTAAAGATATTCTTCTTCCGGCACGCAGAAAGCGGCGATTCCATCCTCTAGCCATAATATAAGCACCTTTAAAACTGAGATCCTGTTTTCTTGTAAAATTGATGTCCTGTTTTTATATTTCATTTCAGGCTTTATAAATTTTGTCCAAAAAGTAATAAAAGTAAAACCAGACCATTATAATAGGTTATTAAAAGTAAGCAGGTCTGCTGGGAATCGAACCCAGGTTCGGAGCTCCGGAGGCTCCAGTGATATCCTCTACACTACAGACCTTCATATGGAAATATTCAAATTTGAGGAAAATTTGAATCAGTTAACTGGCTGATAAAACTGTGATCAGTCAACTGGCTGTTTATAGTGCCAAATAGCTTATAAATTTATCCCCAATAATGGAATAATTATCCTCAGACAGACAATGAAAATGAGTCCTGAGATAGATTAAGCCGGAAATTCCCGAAACCTGCGTAATAAAATTTCAGTTTTTTAGAGTAAGGCAATAGAGTTCATTTCCCGTTTCTTTTTCAGTTTTACGGCAGGAATAATTATTCTTCCCATTTATGCCCATACCTCTCATCAAATACGATTTCGGAAAGAGGCTTGCGGGTTGAAGTTCTCTCTTTTGGGACGGGGTCCCCTATTGCGAGCACTGCCATGAGCTCAAGTTTTGAAGGGCAGTCGAGAATTGAGTTGACTTTCTCGTTCTGGTTCAGAATTTCTCCAAGCCAGACTCCGCCAAGGCCAAGATCGCAGGAGGCAAGGAGCATGTTCTGGATTGCGGCTCCTATCGCCTGGACATCTTTCGTCCTGTTGTACGAATTTTCGGTATCCAGAAAAACGGCAATAAGCAGAGGAGCCCCTGCAACTATACCGGAATAATGCGTACATTCCGAGAGCTTATGGATAGTCTCTCGGTCTCGAATAACAATAAAACGCCAGGGCTGGTTATTCAATCCGGAAGGAGCCCAGTGGCCTGCATTAAGGATTGTGTTGATATCTTCCTTGCTGATGGGTTTGTCCGTAAACTCCCGGACGCTCCGCCTGTTAAGGATAGTGTCAATGACTTTGCATTCTCCTTTTATTGCCATTATTTCCCTCCGGATTCCATTTTCTACTTCCAGATTAATGAATTTTCTGTCTGAAACTATCTGCAAAAAATCAGTCGTCATCAATCTTTTTATTGAGCCAGGGGATGTTTGCGCGAATTTGCTTTCCGACTACCTCAAGCTGATGTTCCTTTTCCTGGCGTTCCATTGCTTTGAGTACAGGGTGGTTGACCATTCCTTCGAGCACGAATTCCTTGGCAAATTCACCATTCTGGATTCTTTCCAGAGCTTCATACATGGCTTTGCGGGACTGCTCGTTAATGATCTTGGGACCGACGGTCATGCCTCCATACTCTGCGGTATTGGAAACGGAGTGCCACATCCTCTCAAGCCCACCTTCATAGATAAGATCCACAATGAGCTTGACTTCGTGACAGGTTTCGAAGTAAGCCATCTCGGGTTGGTATCCCGCCTCCACAAGCACCTCAAAAGCGGTCTTGATAAGAGCTGAGAGTCCTCCGCAGAGGTCAACCTGTTCTCCGAAAAGGTCGGTTTCGGTTTCCTCACGGAAGGTTGTCTCATAAACACCTGCTCTCGTTGCACCGATACCTTTGGCATAAGAAAGAGCGATTTCCCTGGCGTTTCCAGTTGCGTCCTGATAGACAGCAATCAGGCCTGGCACTCCAATACCTTCGGTATAGGTTCTTCTTACGATATGACCAGGCCCTTTGGGAGCGACCATGAAAACATCAATGCTCTTCGGAGGGACAATCTGGTTATAGTGGATATTGAAGCCATGTGCGAAAGCAAGAGCATCCCCGGCTTTCAGATTTGGCTCGATTTCAGAGTAGTAAACCGAAGCCTGTTTCTCGTCCGGAAGGAGGATCATGATA
This region of Methanosarcina flavescens genomic DNA includes:
- a CDS encoding mannose-1-phosphate guanylyltransferase/mannose-6-phosphate isomerase; the encoded protein is MTGIKSIILAGGSGTRLWPLSREMYPKQFLKFGNTSLFQETILRCLEISEISEIFVVTNEAQKFFVIGQIAEIGYTIPPENVLIEPEGKNTLPAIFFGMREIEKKFGRSVVGVFSSDHVLDKTAMQTISSAEGLASDYLVTFGVVPAFPHTGYGYIKTSEICGPGYRVSEFREKPDLETAEKYIQEGCLWNSGMFLFETQLFFEEVEKHVPSVSACFENGKDINEIYACVDNISIDYGVMEKSDRVAVVKLEQKWSDLGNFAAIYDEFEKDPEGNVVYQCDPLLLNSDGNLVYSKCGKIVSLIDIKDMVVVDTSDALLICPKSSSQKVKDIVTTLKDREDERADIGQTVYRPWGSYTLLEASAEHKIKNITVLPNHKLSLQLHYHRSEHWVVVKGMACVEVGGQQSFLRPGESTFIRAGEKHRLSNPGKVPLEIIEVQLGELVDEADIVRFDDAYGRK
- a CDS encoding sulfide/dihydroorotate dehydrogenase-like FAD/NAD-binding protein — its product is MAYKILKKEEIAPSVHRMIVNAPDVAKAAKAGQFIILRINEKGERIPLTIADFEKDKGEITVIFQEMGKTTKQLAKLSEGEFLEDFVGPLGTPADIRKLGTVILVGGGVGVAPIYPQAKAYTRAGNRVISIIGARNKDLLILEDEMRNASSELYIATDDGSKGHHGFVTDIMKRILDSGDKIARVVIIGPPIMMKVGTEVASPYDVEILVSLNSIMVDGTGMCGGCRVTVDGKTKFTCVDGPEFDARKVDFVELMNRLAMYRNEETKAVEKYEEECRCGLH
- the gltA gene encoding NADPH-dependent glutamate synthase, which codes for MQEIHGEKAGKSKKERTPMPEQPAEERIKNFNEVALGYTKEDALAEASRCLSCKEPKCVEGCPVNVDIPGFIKLICEEDFSGAIEKIKGTNALPAICGRVCPQETQCEALCVLGKKGQPVAIGRLERFCADYERQQGVQVPEVPEPTGKKVAVVGSGPAGLTAAADLAKLGHKVAVFESLHKAGGVLSYGIPEFRLPKEIVRQEIDYIKQLGVEFKPNYIIGRIKTLDELCDEFDAVFLGTGAGLPSFMGIPGENLNGVYSANEFLTRVNLMKAYDPEYDTRVRVGKHVVVVGGGNVAMDAARSALRLGADEVSIVYRRGEDEMPARREEIEHAKEEGIIFRLLTNPVRILGDEKYNVTAVECIKMELGEPDQSGRRSPVPVEGSEFTIPADVVVIAIGTSPNPIIFKGSEGLEQNRRGTVVADEETGATSKCGVFAGGDVVTGAATVISAMGAGKKAAKAIDEYLKEK
- a CDS encoding NUDIX domain-containing protein, producing the protein MLKIRKRRRSTAIIETPRGILVVAGRRGLYVLPGGGTNKGESITQAVVRELKEETGLIVTDARFLFEHAGHVQRAYSGIYFKDYHTVYLIKASGIARPLNEVKYIDYYSPNSEIKLSRTTKEIIDRFYEFKRTQN
- a CDS encoding nitroreductase family protein gives rise to the protein MAIKGECKVIDTILNRRSVREFTDKPISKEDINTILNAGHWAPSGLNNQPWRFIVIRDRETIHKLSECTHYSGIVAGAPLLIAVFLDTENSYNRTKDVQAIGAAIQNMLLASCDLGLGGVWLGEILNQNEKVNSILDCPSKLELMAVLAIGDPVPKERTSTRKPLSEIVFDERYGHKWEE
- the ilvC gene encoding ketol-acid reductoisomerase yields the protein MATIIYDNETTFDALKDRTIAIMGYGSQGHAHALNLHESGLNVIVGLRNGSPSWAKAEADGLKVMSVAEAAKTADVIMILLPDEKQASVYYSEIEPNLKAGDALAFAHGFNIHYNQIVPPKSIDVFMVAPKGPGHIVRRTYTEGIGVPGLIAVYQDATGNAREIALSYAKGIGATRAGVYETTFREETETDLFGEQVDLCGGLSALIKTAFEVLVEAGYQPEMAYFETCHEVKLIVDLIYEGGLERMWHSVSNTAEYGGMTVGPKIINEQSRKAMYEALERIQNGEFAKEFVLEGMVNHPVLKAMERQEKEHQLEVVGKQIRANIPWLNKKIDDD